Proteins encoded together in one Penicillium digitatum chromosome 1, complete sequence window:
- a CDS encoding WD repeat protein has protein sequence MNLSLVDPFVLAQEYPDTLTEKLSSGHATCLSFNHKGDYLASGRVDGTVVIFDIETNGVARKLQGHTRQIQSLSWSRDGRYLLTSSQDWKCILWDLKDGSRIRTVRFEAPVYIAELHPFNHLLFVASLFEDQPVLVDVSSTKPIKRIIPSAPLRPQAPNGEEVDPVVAAKQAAQDAKHSTCVTIFTAFGNHIIAGTSKGWINIIETQTCTTIHSMRLCNGVVILLRLASNGRDLLVNSSDRVIRTVLMPDLSQLGIGLEPSAIKLHVEHKFQDVVNRLSWNHVTFSSTGEFVTATTFMNPDIYVWERSHGSLVKILEGPREELGVVEWHPSRPMVVACGLETGCIYTWSIVSPQKWSALAPDFGEVEENVEYMEAEDEFDVHPAEQVHQRRLDQEDEEPDAVTLDSVKEDVDADGVEPFNLPVLLDIEDSDSGEDVVAVGPGTMRRRTPGAGREGVNGDAEKPATNGASRGTTRTRRR, from the exons ATGAACCTCTCGCTTGTCGATCCGTTTGTCCTGGCGCAGGAATACCCAGATACTTTGACAGAGAAGCTGA GCAGCGGCCATGCGACATGTTTAAGCTTCAACCACAAAGGCGACTACCTTGCCTCCGGACGA GTAGATGGAACAGTGGTAATCTTTGACATTGAGACCAATGGCGTGGCGCGCAAATTGCAAGGCCACACACGGCAGATCCAGTCTTTGAG CTGGTCTCGTGATGGCCGCTACCTCCTCACCTCCTCCCAAGACTGGAAATGCATCCTCTGGGATCTCAAGGACGGCTCACGAATCCGCACAGTCCGATTCGAGGCGCCAGTATACATCGCGGAGCTACACCCATTCAACCA CCTCCTCTTCGTCGCCTCCCTCTTCGAAGATCAACCAGTACTGGTTGACGTCTCCAGCACCAAACCAATCAAACGAATCATCCCCTCCGCCCCTCTCAGACCGCAAGCCCCAAACGGTGAAGAAGTCGACCCGGTCGTAGCTGCCAAACAAGCAGCACAAGATGCCAAGCACTCGACATGTGTAACCATCTTCACAGCTTTCGGCAACCACATAATCGCCGGCACATCAAAAGGTTGGATCAACATCATCGAAACCCAAACCTGCACCACAATCCACTCAATGCGCCTCTGCAACGGAGTCGTAATCCTCCTCCGATTAGCCAGCAACGGACGCGACCTCCTAGTCAACAGCTCAGACCGAGTAATCCGCACAGTGCTAATGCCAGACCTATCACAGCTGGGAATCGGCTTGGAACCATCCGCGATAAAACTACACGTGGAACACAAGTTCCAAGACGTGGTCAACCGACTCAGCTGGAACCACGTGACATTCTCATCGACAGGCGAGTTCGTCACCGCCACAACATTCATGAATCCTGATATCTACGTGTGGGAACGCAGCCACGGCTCGCTGGTCAAGATCCTGGAAGGGCCTCGCGAAGAACTCGGCGTTGTGGAATGGCACCCGAGCAGGCCGATGGTTGTAGCGTGTGGACTAGAGACTGGGTGTATCTACACGTGGTCGATAGTATCGCCGCAGAAATGGTCGGCGCTGGCGCCAGATTTCGGCGAGGTCGAGGAGAATGTCGAGTACATGGAGGCGGAGGATGAGTTTGATGTTCACCCCGCTGAGCAGGTGCATCAGCGACGACTGGATCAGGAAGACGAGGAGCCGGATGCTGTGACGCTTGATTCGGTGAAGGAGGATGTGGATGCGGATGGCGTTGAACCATTTAATCTCCCTGTCTTGCTGGATATTGAGGACAGTGACTCTGGTGAGGATGTCGTTGCTGTTGGACCGGGCACCATGCGGCGGAGGACCCCTGGGGCTGGAAGGGAGGGTGTCAATGGGGATGCGGAGAAGCCTGCGACTAATGGGGCTTCGAGGGGTACTACTAGGACTCGACGGCGCTAG
- a CDS encoding DNA-directed RNA polymerase, with amino-acid sequence MSNVFFPYSKAPLRTIKEIQFGLFAPEEIKRMSVVHIEYPETLDDQRQRPRTKGINDPRLGTIDRQYNCETCEEGPKECPGHFGHIELASPVFHIGFLTKIKKLLETVCHNCGKIKANTADSKFTEALRFRDPKRRFDSIWRLSKDVLICEADAPVDDEEFSKDSQKGRSHGGCGNAQPTVRKEGICLVGTWKPSKAMMEDEMAQPEKKVITPTMALNIFRNISVEDVRIMGLSNDYARPEWMILTVLPVPPPTVRPSVVMGATSGARGEDDLTYKLAEIVRANQNVQRCEQEGAPEHVIREFESLLQYHIATYMDNDIAGQPTAMQKGNRPVKALRSRLKGKEGRLRQNLMGKRVDFSARTVITGDPNLRLDEVGVPYSTARILTYPEVVTPWNIEKLQKLIANGPNIHPGARYIVRDNGERIDLRHAKRAGAQQLLYGWKVERHLDNGDYILFNRQPSLHKESMMGHRVRVMPFSTFRMNLSVTSPYNADFDGDEMNLHVPQGEEARAELAELTLVPKNIVSPQRNGPLMGIVQDTLCGIYKICRRDTFLTKDQVMNLMLWVPDWDGAIPPPAILKPRPRWTGKQMISMAFPSGLNLLRVDKDGSPLAEKFSPLSDGGLLIHGGQLMYGMLSKKTVGASGGGVIHTIFNEYGPDTCVKFFSGAQTIVGYWLLHNGFSIGIGDTIPDQHTINKIEEAVRNRKQEVEEITASATENTLEALPGMNVRETFESKVSRALNNARDEAGDATEKSLKDLNNAIQMARSGSKGSAINISQMTALVGQQSVEGKRIPFGFKYRTLPHFTKDDYSPESRGFVENSYLRGLTPTEFFFHAMAGREGLIDTAVKTAETGYIQRKLVKALEEVMVKYDGTVRNSLGDIIQFIYGEDGLDGAHIENQRVDHIKCSDAKLMERFRVDVMDPERTLGPEILEQANEIAGDIEVQRYFDEEWEAILKDREFLRTVVKEDEEMMQLPINVQRILEMARTTFRIREGTISDLHPAEVIPQVQQLLDRLVIVRGNDPISQEAQVNATLLFKAQLRSRLAFRRLVTDYSLNKLAFQHVLGAIESRFARAAANPGEMVGVLAAQSIGEPATQMTLNTFHFAGVSSKNVTLGVPRLKEILNVATNIKTPSMTVYQEGMMTHDKEGAKLLRSLVEHTSLRSVTESTEIYYDPDIQSTVIENDRDMVESYFIIPEDNADDVSQQSKWLLRIVLSRRSLLDKGLTVQDVATRIKQAYPRDIAVIFSDNNADEQVIRIRQVQDYKDDDDEDVEYDVTLKKLEQHLLDTLTLRGVPGVDRAFINEKSKVRVIEDGTLHTSKSDPLCKEWVLETSGSSLAAVLTIPGVDASRTYSNQFIEIFEVFGIEAARTAVLRELTLVLAFDGSYVNHRHLALLVDVMTVRGYLTPVTRHGINRADNGALMRCSFEETVEILLEAAAFGELDDCRGVSENLILGQMAPAGTGEFDVYLDQNLLNTVVSSNASYGLMGVVGAKDAIISDGAATQYDTGSPMASSPCMTSGDLPAPFSPMYHTGQESAGGLTEYQSTVTYCDGLSPLDYPPISPFNTSPTSPVFSPSSSYSPTSPVIGMTSPRMMTSPGFSPSSPTFQSTSPVYSPTSPAYGRASPTSPSYSPTSPGFSPTSPNYSPTSPSFSPASPAFSPTSPSYSPTSPAISGARHLSPTSPTSPKYTPTSPGWSPTSPQSYSPTSPNFSGSPTSPTSPAYSPTSPAYSPTSPRQ; translated from the exons ATGTCTAACGTGTTTTTCCCTTATTCCAAGGCGCCTTTGCGCACCATCAAGGAAATCCAGTTCGGTCTCTTCGCCCCCGAAGAGATCAAGCGCATGAGTGTGGTCCATATTGAATACCCCGAAACGCTG GACGACCAACGTCAACGGCCTCGGACTAAGGGTATCAATGACCCTCGTCTGGGTACAATTGACCGTCAATACAACTGCGAGACTTGCGAAGAGGGTCCAAAGGAATGCCCTGGACATTTTGGTCACATTGAGCTCGCATCTCCAGTGTTCCACATTG GTTTTTTGACTAAaatcaagaagcttttggagACAGTTTGCCACAACTGTGGAAAGATCAAGGCCAACACG GCCGATTCAAAATTTACAGAAGCCCTCCGTTTCCGTGACCCCAAGCGACGCTTTGATTCTATCTGGCGACTCTCTAAGGACGTCCTGATATGTGAAGCCGACGCGCctgttgatgatgaggaaTTTTCGAAGGACTCCCAGAAGGGCCGGTCTCATGGCGGCTGCGGCAACGCCCAGCCCACTGTTCGGAAGGAAGGAATCTGTTTGGTTGGAACATGGAAGCCTAGCAAGGCTATGATGGAGGATGAGATGGCTCAACCGGAGAAGAAAGTCATCACTCCCACAATGGCCTTGAACATCTTCCGAAACATCTCTGTGGAAGACGTCCGCATCATGGGTCTCAGCAATGACTACGCTCGTCCCGAGTGGATGATTCTGACTGTCTTGCCCGTCCCTCCCCCGACCGTCCGCCCTAGCGTTGTGATGGGGGCCACAAGTGGCGCTCGCGGTGAGGATGACTTGACTTATAAGCTTGCGGAAATTGTCCGTGCGAACCAAAACGTTCAACGCTGTGAGCAGGAGGGAGCACCCGAGCACGTCATTCGTGAATTCGAATCTCTTCTTCAGTACCATATTGCCACTTACATGGACAATGACATTGCAGGCCAACCCACGGCGATGCAAAAGGGAAACCGCCCTGTGAAGGCTCTTCGTAGTCGCTTGAAGGGCAAAGAGGGTCGTCTGCGTCAGAACTTGATGGGAAAACGTGTCGACTTCTCCGCTCGTACCGTTATCACAGGCGATCCCAATTTGAGGCTGGACGAAGTTGGTGTTCCATACTCAACTGCTCGCATTCTCACCTACCCGGAAGTTGTTACCCCATGGAATATTGAGAAACTTCAGAAGTTGATTGCAAATGGACCCAACATTCACCCTGGTGCGCGATACATTGTTCGTGACAACGGTGAACGTATTGATCTTCGTCACGCTAAGCGTGCGGGTGCCCAGCAACTGCTGTATGGTTGGAAGGTCGAGCGCCATCTTGACAACGGCGATTACATTCTTTTCAATCGTCAGCCGTCTTTGCACAAGGAATCCATGATGGGTCACCGTGTCCGCGTAATGCCTTTCTCCACATTCCGCATGAACTTGTCTGTTACCAGTCCCTACAATGCTGATTTCGATGGTGATGAGATGAACTTGCATGTCCCCCAGGGTGAAGAGGCGCGCGCTGAGCTCGCTGAGCTCACTTTGGTCCCGAAGAACATTGTTTCTCCGCAGCGTAACGGTCCTCTGATGGGTATTGTGCAGGACACCCTCTGTGGTATCTACAAGATTTGCCGTCGTGACACCTTCCTCACCAAGGACCAAGTTATGAACCTCATGTTGTGGGTCCCTGACTGGGATGGTGCCATTCCCCCTCCCGCAATTCTTAAGCCTCGCCCTCGTTGGACTGGAAAGCAGATGATCAGTATGGCTTTCCCCTCGGGTCTCAACCTTCTACGTGTTGACAAGGATGGCTCGCCTTTGGCCGAGAAGTTTAGTCCTCTCAGTGATGGAGGTCTCCTGATTCACGGCGGACAGCTGATGTATGGAATGCTCTCCAAGAAGACGGTCGGTGccagtggtggtggtgtgatTCACACCATCTTCAATGAGTATGGCCCTGACACTTGTGTCAAATTCTTCAGTGGAGCTCAAACCATTGTCGGGTACTGGTTACTGCACAACGGTTTCAGCATTGGTATCGGTGACACCATTCCTGATCAACACACTATCAACAAGATTGAAGAGGCCGTTCGTAACAGAAAACAGGAAGTCGAGGAGATTACGGCTAGTGCCACTGAGAACACACTGGAGGCCCTTCCTGGTATGAATGTGCGTGAGACATTCGAGAGCAAGGTCTCTCGTGCTTTGAACAATGCCCGTGATGAAGCCGGTGATGCCACAGAAAAGAGTCTAAAGGATCTGAACAATGCCATCCAAATGGCGCGGTCCGGTTCTAAGGGTTCGGCCATCAATATCTCGCAGATGACTGCCCTTGTCGGACAACAGTCCGTGGAAGGCAAGCGCATTCCGTTTGGCTTCAAGTATCGTACCCTTCCTCACTTTACGAAGGATGATTACTCTCCTGAGTCTCGTGGATTTGTTGAGAACTCATACCTCCGTGGATTGACTCCTACCGAGTTCTTCTTCCACGCTATGGCTGGTCGTGAAGGTCTGATTGATACTGCTGTCAAGACTGCCGAAACTGGTTACATCCAGCGTAAGCTGGTCAAGGCACTTGAGGAAGTCATGGTCAAATACGATGGCACTGTGCGCAACTCCCTTGGAGATATCATTCAGTTCATCTACGGAGAGGATGGTCTTGACGGTGCCCACATTGAAAACCAGCGTGTCGACCACATCAAGTGTTCCGATGCGAAGCTCATGGAGCGATTCCGTGTTGATGTTATGGATCCTGAGCGAACTCTCGGCCCAGAGATCTTAGAACAAGCCAATGAAATTGCCGGCGACATCGAGGTACAGAGATACTTTGATGAGGAATGGGAGGCCATTCTCAAAGACCGTGAGTTCCTGCGCACTGTTGTcaaggaggatgaggagatgATGCAGCTTCCCATCAATGTCCAGCGTATCCTCGAAATGGCCCGGACCACTTTCCGTATTCGCGAAGGCACTATCAGTGATTTGCACCCTGCTGAGGTCATCCCTCAAGTTCAACAGCTCCTGGATCGCTTGGTGATCGTTCGTGGTAACGATCCCATTTCACAGGAGGCTCAGGTTAACGCAACTTTGTTGTTCAAGGCACAACTGCGCAGTCGTCTCGCTTTCCGCCGGCTTGTCACAGACTACTCCCTCAACAAGCTAGCATTCCAGCACGTATTGGGTGCTATTGAAAGTCGCTTCGCTCGTGCGGCAGCCAACCCTGGTGAGATGGTCGGCGTTCTTGCGGCTCAATCCATTGGTGAGCCCGCGACTCAAATGACACTGAACACCTTCCACTTTGCTGGTGTGTCATCCAAGAACGTTACGCTTGGAGTTCCACGTCTCAAAGAAATTCTCAACGTTGCTACGAACATCAAGACGCCGTCCATGACTGTTTACCAAGAAGGCATGATGACCCACGATAAGGAGGGTGCCAAACTTCTTCGAAGTCTTGTGGAGCACACTAGTCTACGGTCTGTGACGGAGTCGACAGAGATTTACTATGATCCCGACATTCAGTCCACTGTCATCGAGAATGATAGAGATATGGTGGAGTCTTACTTCATCATCCCTGAAGATAATGCAGATGATGTATCTCAGCAGTCGAAGTGGTTACTCCGTATCGTCCTTAGTCGCCGCTCTCTTCTTGACAAGGGTCTCACTGTCCAGGATGTTGCTACCAGGATCAAGCAGGCATATCCTCGTGACATTGCAGTCATCTTCAGTGATAACAACGCCGACGAGCAAGTTATTCGTATTCGTCAGGTCCAAGACTAcaaagatgacgatgacgaagatGTTGAGTACGACGTCACACTCAAGAAGCTTGAGCAGCACCTGCTGGACACTTTGACCCTTCGTGGTGTTCCTGGAGTAGACCGTGCTTTCATCAACGAGAAGAGCAAGGTTCGAGTCATCGAGGATGGTACGCTCCACACCAGCAAGTCTGATCCTCTTTGCAAGGAATGGGTTTTGGAAACTAGTGGATCTTCTTTGGCTGCTGTGCTTACGATTCCGGGAGTTGACGCCTCCCGCACGTACTCTAATCAGTTTATCGAGATTTTCGAAGTCTTCGGTATTGAGGCTGCCCGTACAGCTGTGCTTCGCGAATTGACCCTGGTGCTTGCATTTGACGGTTCGTACGTTAATCACCGTCACTTGGCTCTGCTGGTCGATGTCATGACTGTTCGTGGTTATCTGACTCCTGTCACTCGTCATGGTATCAATCGTGCGGACAACGGTGCCCTTATGCGTTGTTCGTTCGAAGAGACAGTTGAGATCCTGCTCGAGGCTGCTGCGTTTGGAGAGCTCGACGACTGCCGTGGTGTGTCGGAGAACTTGATCCTTGGACAGATGGCACCCGCCGGAACGGGTGAGTTCGACGTCTACCTGGACCAGAACTTGCTCAACACCGTCGTGTCTAGCAATGCAAGCTACGGCCTTATGGGTGTGGTTGGCGCGAAGGATGCCATCATTTCCGACGGTGCTGCCACCCAGTATGATACTGGTTCTCCTATGGCCAGCTCCCCGTGCATGACCAGTGGCGACCTCCCTGCGCCGTTCTCGCCCATGTACCACACTGGCCAGGAGTCTGCTGGAGGTCTCACCGAGTACCAGTCTACCGTTACCTATTGTGATGGGCTCTCCCCCCTTGACTACCCTCCAATAAGTCCCTTTAACACTAGCCCGACGTCTCCTGTGTTCTCTCCGTCTTCCAGCTATTCACCGACCTCCCCTGTCATCGGCATGACAAGCCCGCGCATGATGACCTCTCCCGGCTTCTCGCCTTCCAGCCCAACGTTCCAATCGACGTCTCCGGTTTACTCGCCGACCTCGCCCGCGTATGGCCGAGCGTCGCCCACCTCTCCGTCATACTCTCCAACTTCGCCTGGGTTCTCGCCGACATCGCCTAACTACAGTCCGACTTCCCCCAGCTTTAGTCCGGCTTCGCCTGCATTCAGTCCGACTTCGCCGAGCTACAGCCCCACCAGTCCTGCGATCAGTGGCGCTCGGCACTTGTCTCCAACATCTCCCACCTCTCCCAAGTACACACCAACTTCACCTGGCTGGTCCCCCACGAGCCCGCAGTCATACTCGCCGACTTCTCCAAATTTCTCTGGTTCCCCAACGTCGCCTACATCTCCGGCGTACAGTCCGACATCCCCGGCGTACAGCCCTACCTCGCCGCGCCAGTGA
- a CDS encoding Ubiquitin-protein ligase Sel1/Ubx2, putative: MRTPLSHFLSALLLLRTCAAGPGQPLTDQTVFGATGHDADHEFTFQTEEAEPRHMTQRVENAWDILRTTKNPVLQSDKPRGLLGTAVYYGRQTVRLLFLNGPSTEKPERKLDKHLAIAVEELRTAADEDRDPDAMFLLAEMNFYGNFSHPRDFEEAFRWYHELAWLDGNNTAQNMVGFMYATGIGGAVEPDQAKALMYHEFAAESGNIRSEMTLAYRYHTGIGTPKDCDHAIHYYKKVADKAIEYYRSGPPGGRALVRESYRWADEEGGVYGPGASVSSSGVNARDAANASPEASVEDILEYLDLMSRKGELKATYTLGKMNFEGARGLPRNFRRAMRYFKVVTKKYWNKDGTINSNPPAGLDKLASKAAGHIGLMYLRGEGVEQHYPTALTWFRRGIANGDSLCQHWIGLMYLKGYGVPQDGFKASQYFKAAAEQDSPASESRLGALFLDQGDVATATRYFELAARWGWMEAYYYLAEMANFGVGRQRHCGVAAAYYKMVAEKAEIVHSAFVEANTAYESGDKEGALIPAMMAAEQGYENAQANVAYLLDDHRSVLSLSSILPWVEKARSSLMRNSRLALTYWTRSSKQANIDSLVKMGDYYLSGTGTPVDADKASICYHNAAEAHHSAQGYWNLGWMHENGVAVDQDFHMAKRYYDLALDLSPEAYLPVKLSLIKLRVRGYWNRITNGNINPIHEEEDSKPRRTFKEWVKAFIENDEEGYYEDLYEQQRGEDDEYRSLESEGHEDGYYDDLDLDIDEGMLEGLLIVGLAATLLVLVYFRQQQQRNRQNENVNANADAQNGNENANDRGFFPRPGDPEFGQWVAGGVGH; encoded by the exons ATGAGGACGCCGCTCTCACACTTTCTCTCGGCCCTAC TGCTATTGCGGACTTGTGCAGCTGGGCCTGGTCAGCCGCTCACCGACCAAACAGTGTTTGGGGCAACTGGCCACGATGCCGATCACGAATTCACGTTCCAGACAGAGGAAGCAGAACCCCGACACATGACTC AACGAGTTGAGAATGCCTGGGATATTCTTCGCACAACTAAAAACCCAGTCCTTCAGTCCGACAAACCGAGAGGATTGTTAGGGACTGCGGTTTACTATGGCCGCCAAACGGTCCGACTACTATTTTTGAATGGCCCCTCGACCGAAAAACCAGAGCGAAAACTGGACAAACATCTCGCGATAGCAGTGGAGGAATTGAGAACAGCTGCTGATGAAGACCGAGACCCGGATGCAATGTTTCTGTTAGCAGAGATGAACTTCTACGGCAATTTCTCCCATCCCCGCGATTTTGAAGAGGCTTTCCGCTGGTACCATGAACTGGCATGGCTGGATGGAAATAACACAGCGCAGAACATGGTCGGGTTCATGTATGCGACGGGTATCGGCGGCGCGGTCGAACCCGACCAGGCAAAGGCCCTGATGTACCATGAGTTTGCAGCGGAATCAGGGAACATTCGTTCGGAAATGACACTTGCATATCGATATCACACTGGCATCGGAACACCGAAGGATTGTGATCACGCGATCCACTACTACAAGAAGGTTGCGGACAAGGCGATCGAGTACTACCGCTCAGGTCCTCCTGGTGGTAGGGCTCTTGTTCGAGAATCTTATCGCTGGgcagatgaagaaggtgGCGTCTACGGACCAGGAGCCAGTGTTTCGAGCTCGGGTGTTAATGCGCGGGACGCTGCCAATGCCAGTCCCGAGGCCAGCGTGGAAGACATCCTGGAGTACTTGGACCTCATGTCCCGGAAGGGGGAGCTGAAGGCTACGTACACCCTTGGTAAGATGAATTTCGAGGGTGCCCGGGGCTTGCCGCGGAACTTCCGACGGGCTATGAGGTATTTCAAGGTTGTTACCAAGAAATATTGGAACAAGGATGGGACCATCAACTCAAATCCCCCCGCAGGGCTCGACAAGCTGGCGTCTAAGGCCGCAGGCCATATTGGTCTGATGTACCTTCGCGGGGAGGGGGTTGAGCAACACTACCCGACTGCCCTCACATGGTTCCGACGGGGTATTGCAAACGGGGACTCTCTGTGCCAGCACTGGATAGGTCTCATGTATCTCAAGGGCTATGGTGTGCCTCAGGATGGCTTCAAGGCATCTCAGTACTTCAAAGCAGCGGCAGAGCAGGATTCTCCGGCATCAGAATCACGATTGGGTGCTCTGTTCTTGGATCAAGGAGACGTGGCAACCGCAACACGTTACTTCGAGCTCGCTGCCCGCTGGGGGTGGATGGAGGCATACTATTACCTAGCGGAAATGGCCAACTTCGGTGTTGGCAGACAGCGGCACTGTGGTGTGGCCGCGGCCTACTACAAAATGGTTGCAGAAAAAGCAGAGATCGTCCACTCAGCCTTTGTGGAGGCAAACACTGCTTACGAATCTGGTGACAAGGAGGGCGCTCTCATCCCAGCGATGATGGCAGCAGAGCAGGGCTATGAGAACGCACAGGCTAATGTGGCTTATCTGCTTGATGACCATCGCTCTGTGCTCTCGCTCAGTTCTATTCTTCCATGGGTGGAGAAGGCTCGATCTTCCTTGATGCGTAATTCGCGACTGGCGTTGACTTACTGGACCCGCTCTTCGAAGCAAGCTAATATCGACTCCTTGGTCAAGATGGGCGATTACTACCTGTCTGGTACGGGTACACCGGTCGATGCTGACAAGGCCTCCATCTGTTACCACAATGCTGCTGAAGCCCACCATAGTGCGCAGGGCTATTGGAATCTGGGCTGGATGCACGAGAACGGTGTGGCAGTAGATCAGGATTTCCACATGGCCAAGCGGTATTACGACTTGGCTCTTGACCTCAGCCCCGAAGCGTATCTGCCAGTGAAACTCAGCTTGATCAAACTTCGGGTCCGAGGATACTGGAATCGCATCACCAACGGAAACATTAATCCCATTCACGAGGAGGAAG ACTCAAAGCCCCGTCGTACCTTCAAGGAATGGGTCAAGGCTTTCATCGAGAACGACGAGGAGGGCTATTACGAAGACCTTTACGAACAACAGCGgggagaagatgatgaaTATCGTAGCTTGGAATCCGAAGGCCATGAGGATGGCTACTATGATGACCTGGACCTCGACATCGACGAGGGAATGCTCGAGGGTCTCCTCATTGTTGGATTGGCTGCGACGCTGTTGGTTTTGGTTTATTTCCGTCAACAGCAACAACGCAACCGACAGAATGAGAATGTCAATGCCAATGCCGATGCCCAGAATGGAAACGAGAACGCTAACGACCGTGGCTTTTTCCCTCGGCCTGGTGATCCTGAATTTGGGCAATGGGTGGCAGGAGGAGTTGGTCATTAA
- a CDS encoding DNA repair protein Dds20/Mei5, putative gives MDKPSSKRRRTDAATALSKPFKSPLRRSAPTNTGDTPSKPVASRTPEDTHIPVTPDIPVESKSTSNPPESTTTTTTTPVPPRRKRILQLCSPLSQSFQTSDPEILKLQKEHREIKSKVDALTTELEIATQALNLEKNPKYIEIPTLITKWRLASQDAADEVFVGAKERVNRMGGMAAWKEQSKRDAARWEFDEEGYERKHVNEEEENVDNSGAEDIAGHLLNKNNREEESQDEEFTMEFMLKNLHVDPTLIGYDTKAQKWIKA, from the exons ATGGACAAGCCATCTAGCAAACGTCGTCGCACCGACGCAGCTACTGCACTCTCAAAGCCATTCAAGTCCCCGCTACGCAGATCTGCACCAACAAACACAGGCGACACACCATCTAAGCCTGTCGCATCTAGGACCCCTGAGGATACTCATATCCCAGTGACTCCTGACATCCCCGTAGAGTCCAAGTCAACATCAAATCCACCagaatcaacaacaacaacaacaacaactcCAGTACCTCCTAGGCGCAAACGCATTCTACAGCTCTGTTCCCCACTCTCACAATCATTCCAAACCTCCGACCCAGAGATCCTAAAACTGCAAAAGGAGCACCGGGAGATCAAGTCAAAGGTCGATGCACTCACCACTGAACTCGAAATAGCAACCCAGGCCCTCAACCTCGAGAAAAACCCCAAATACATCGAGATACCAACGCTCATCACCAAATGGCGTCTCGCTAGCCAGGACGCAGCTGATGAGGTATTTGTCGGTGCCAAGGAAAGGGTCAATCGTATGGGAGGGATGGCGGCTTGGAAAGAGCAGTCGAAGCGTGATGCCGCTCGGTGGGAGTTTGATGAGGAGGGCTATGAGCGGAAGCACGTTAatgaagaggaggaaaaCGTTGATAATTCCGGCGCTGAGGATATTGCTGGCCATCTATTGAACAAGAACAATCGCGAGGAGGAGAGTCAGGATGAG GAGTTCACAATGGAATTCATGCTCAAGAATCTACATGTTGATCCTACGTTGATTGGATATGACACCAAGGCTCAAAAATGGATCAAAGCATGA